The following proteins are encoded in a genomic region of Primulina huaijiensis isolate GDHJ02 chromosome 3, ASM1229523v2, whole genome shotgun sequence:
- the LOC140972534 gene encoding uncharacterized protein, translated as MVDNCETEVYGGNLRTYDEYFDGVFFENDLDNEMNEHENGVDEITSIEIVENEFFVNEENHVEDLTLCTSHNTQVEFSYPEQDVQDSTLLATVGDAEGNVTYSFNDLSNFFVGQEFESKDEFQTELFKICLNASFEIDVRKSNKKIYDVRRVTPSCSWKIRASQIENSSRFSVRVYHNTHICDLSYRRKMHRQASSDFVAKILVENFKGQLSLPEPKTIITMMQNKGVEISYFKAWKGRQLALDKLLGSLEESYRIMPSYLYMIEQVNRGSKTDLVTDSTAQDGDSHQFPIAWAIVDSENDDSWTWFLQKLKEFINDDPNLVIISDRYISIINAVRTVYEHASHVHCSWHLSQNLKRVSGGKERYPNIASYLEMHSSPDKWSRAYSPGARYNIMMTNGVESINAKLNTEREMPIVALLDAIHKLTSKWFNKHRNAAGSATTTLTPSTEAILRANFTLSQRLKASQLNAFEYQVYGDGKDEVVNLTDRSCSCRVFQIDKIPCAHAIAAIYGEKLDLYDFCSPYYSSQMWTLAYADTIYPVPIANEWNIPDHIKYNVLLPDVKRKRGTAQKERIPSIGEFGRKRTKKCGVCHESGHCGKKCPKRQTDV; from the exons ATGGTTGACAATTGTGAAACTGAAGTATATGGTGGTAATTTGAGAACATATGATGAATATTTTGATGGAGTATTTTTTGAGAATGATTTAGACAATGAAATGAATGAGCATGAGAATGGGGTGGATGAAATAACAAGTATTGAAATCGTTGAGAATGAATTTTTTGTGAATGAAGAGAATCACGTTGAAGATCTTACATTGTGTACATCACATAATACACAAGTAGAATTTTCTTATCCTGAACAAGATGTGCAAGATTCTACATTATTAGCCACAGTAGGAGATGCTGAAGGGAATGTGACTTATTCTTTTAATGATTTGTCTAATTTTTTTGTCGGTCAAGAGTTTGAGAGTAAAGATGAATTTCAAACAGAATTGTTTAAGATTTGTTTAAATGCGTCCTTTGAAATAGATGTTCGAAaatccaataaaaaaatttatgacgtTAGACGTGTTACACCGAGTTGCAGTTGGAAAATACGTGCATCACAAATAGAGAATTCATCACGATTCTCTGTACGTGTTTATCATAACACACATATTTGTGACCTTTCGTATCGGAGGAAAATGCATAGACAAGCATCATCAGACTTTGTAGCAAAGattttggttgaaaattttaaaggacAACTCAGTTTGCCTGAACCAAAAACCATAATTACAATGATGCAAAATAAAGGTGTTGAAATTAGTTACTTCAAAGCATGGAAGGGAAGACAACTTGCTTTGGATAAGTTACTTGGCAGTCTTGAAGAGAGTTATCGAATTATGCCTTCATATTTGTACATGATTGAACAAGTGAACAGAGGCTCGAAAACTGATTTGGTGACAGATTCAACAG CCCAAGATGGTGACTCTCATCAATTTCCTATAGCATGGGCCATTGTTGACTCTGAGAATGATGATTCATGGACTTGGTTTTTGCAGAAGTTGAAGGAGTTTATTAATGATGATCCTAACTTGGTAATCATTTCTGACAGATATATTTCTATTATTAATGCTGTTCGTACTGTATATGAGCATGCATCACATGTACATTGCTCGTGGCATCTTTCACAGAACCTTAAAAGAGTGTCTGGCGGAAAAG AGAGGTATCCCAACATTGCATCGTATCTTGAAATGCATTCATCTCCTGACAAATGGTCTAGAGCTTATTCCCCTGGTGCTAGATACAATATAATGATGACAAATGGGGTAGAGTCAATAAATGCAAAACTTAATACTGAAAGAGAGATGCCTATTGTAGCATTGTTGGATGCAATTCATAAATTAACTTCAAAGTGGTTCAACAAGCATCGAAATGCAGCAGGTTCAGCTACGACGACACTTACTCCATCGACAGAGGCTATCTTGAGAGCTAATTTTACATTGTCACAACGGTTAAAAGCATCTCAACTCAATGCATTTGAGTATCAAGTATACGGTGATGGGAAGGATGAAGTTGTTAATTTAACTGATAGATCTTGTAGTTGTCGAGTGTTTCAAATTGATAAAATTCCATGCGCTCATGCAATTGCAGCAATTTATGGGGAAAAATTAGATTTGTATGACTTTTGCTCGCCCTACTACTCATCACAAATGTGGACCCTCGCTTATGCTGATACCATATATCCGGTACCCATTGCAAATGAATGGAACATTCCAGATCATATTAAATACAATGTACTTCTCCCGGATGTCAAGAGGAAACGTGGTACAGCACAAAAGGAAAGAATTCCTTCTATTGGGGAGTTTGGTCGCAAGAGAACTAAAAAATGTGGTGTATGTCATGAATCTGGCCATTGCGGAAAAAAATGCCCTAAGAGACAGACTGATGTGTAG
- the LOC140973594 gene encoding uncharacterized protein: MSEMVAQKIWVNLQSQISEEKYFSCKLSVHSKYQKVSEFILDCLNEQDMDFMVENTQFGNLIKYAADYNLSSQILWFMVMRQVYATDDDEMWFVLNDRPVRFSRMEYALITELDCSDNFPDEVVEVSDFCDRYFLGSDKVSVKEVEMKLKDLKSVDELSSIERVKMACLYFVCGVLWPIAPVKNPQVYKEIFSLIDDFDVFNKYPWGTIAFKGAVCDLKKKKVVLSKKTENGKSSNSGTHDMVGFINPLHILAYECVRGIGERERFRNKEKETIHLFHACANGFPTTGQKKDLQDILTF, translated from the exons ATGTCGGAGATGGTTGCACAAAAGATTTGG gttaATCTTCAATCTCAAATATCAGAGGAGAAGTATTTTAGTTGCAAGTTAAGTGTACATTCCAAATATCAAAAAGTTAGTGAATTTATATTAGATTGCTTGAATGAGCAGGACATGGACTTCATGGTTGAAAACACACAATTTGGCAATCTAATTAAGTATGCTGCGGATTATAATTTATCTAGTCAGATTTTATGGTTTATGGTGATGAGACAAGTGTATGCAACAGACGATGATGAAATGTGGTTTGTTCTAAATGATAGACCAGTCAGGTTTTCTAGAATGGAGTATGCATTGATAACAGAGTTGGATTGTTctgataattttcctgatgaagtAGTAGAAGTTTCAGACTTTTGTGATAGATATTTTCTAGGTAGTGATAAAGTATCTGTGAAGGAAGTTGAAATGAAGTTGAAGGATTTGAAAAGTGTGGATGAGTTGTCGAGTATAGAGAGAGTGAAGATGGCTTGTTTGTACTTTGTCTGTGGTGTACTATGGCCTATAGCTCCAGTTAAGAATCCTCAAGTTTATAAAGAGATTTTTAGCCTGATTGATGATTTCGATGTTTTTAATAAGTACCCTTGGGGTACAATAGCTTTCAAAGGAGCTGTTTgtgatttgaagaaaaaaaaagttgtgTTGAGCAAAAAAACAGAAAACGGTAAGTCTTCGAACAGTGGAACCCATGATATGGTTGGATTCATCAATCCACTAcat atTCTTGCATACGAATGCGTTCGTGGTATTGGGGAGCGGGAGCGTTTTCGAAACAAAGAGAAGGAGACAATACATCTCTTCCACGCATGTGCCAATGGATTTCCAACAACTGGTCAAAAAAAGGATCTCCAAGATATATTGACATTTTAG